A genomic region of Bacillus sp. 2205SS5-2 contains the following coding sequences:
- a CDS encoding helix-hairpin-helix domain-containing protein, protein MKEMLLRYRNWLLMISALVAVLVGLYLQKNTEKEHISTPLMIEETVEEADIQSEDYMVDIKGAVKNPGVYETSADERVVDIIKKAGGLEIDADPSKINYAQRVEDEMVILVPKVGEMAEGNLTQSQPMKININKASKEELETLSGVGPSKAEAIINHREEEGLFKSVEDILNVTGIGEKMYEKIKDEIST, encoded by the coding sequence TGGCTACTCATGATTAGTGCGTTAGTGGCGGTACTTGTAGGCTTGTATCTTCAAAAAAATACTGAAAAAGAGCATATTAGCACACCTCTAATGATTGAAGAAACAGTCGAAGAAGCGGATATTCAAAGTGAGGATTATATGGTGGATATAAAAGGTGCTGTCAAAAATCCTGGTGTGTATGAGACCAGTGCGGATGAAAGAGTTGTAGATATCATTAAGAAAGCTGGAGGGCTAGAGATTGATGCAGATCCTTCAAAGATAAATTATGCACAACGAGTTGAAGATGAAATGGTGATTTTGGTTCCCAAAGTAGGTGAAATGGCTGAAGGAAATCTGACGCAATCACAGCCTATGAAAATCAACATTAACAAAGCATCAAAAGAGGAGTTAGAAACACTTTCAGGGGTCGGACCTTCAAAAGCCGAGGCAATCATCAATCATCGTGAGGAAGAGGGTTTGTTTAAAAGTGTGGAAGATATCTTGAACGTAACCGGCATTGGAGAGAAAATGTATGAAAAGATTAAAGATGAGATTTCGACCTAG